The Euphorbia lathyris chromosome 2, ddEupLath1.1, whole genome shotgun sequence genome includes a window with the following:
- the LOC136220743 gene encoding BURP domain-containing protein 3-like: protein MEKIRQYFLIPILALLSLVLTGSNASLPAQVYWKSHLPNTPMPKALQELLHIDGGITSDFLKGSLIAVERGKRVTYGTGYWSESQAFEKGQIFNATTVYFQRNNLRPYKKMNIIFTKSITGVNFLPIKAAKSIPFSTSKLAQILNYTSINSNSNEAKVMKQTIEECEAPGIKGEDKHCATSLESLVDYVVSKLGKRVKTVSNQVEEENKEQVYTIQKGIKMMGEKNHVVCHKERYAYAVYYCHKIRDTNVYVVPMIGEDGSKGEAVVVCHLDTSDWNPKHYSFQVLNEKPGGAPVCHFVNSDTIVWLPN, encoded by the exons atggAGAAAATTCGTCAATATTTCCTTATTCCCATCCTTGCTTTACTCTCT CTAGTTCTAACAGGAAGTAATGCTTCTTTACCCGCACAAGTGTATTGGAAATCCCACTTGCCAAACACTCCCATGCCAAAAGCTCTCCAAGAACTCTTACATATTG ATGGAGGAATCACAAGTGATTTTTTAAAAGGGAGTTTGATTGCAGTTGAACGTGGAAAAAGGGTAACATATGGGACTGGTTATTGGTCAGAATCCCAAGCTTTTGAAAAGGGTCAGATATTCAATGCAACAACTGTATATTTCCAACGAAATAATCTTCGTCCCTACAAAAAGATGAACATTATCTTCACCAAATCTATAACCGGAGTCAATTTCTTACCAATCAAAGCAGCCAAATCCATACCCTTTTCTACCTCAAAGTTAGCACAAATCCTAAACTACACTTCaataaattcaaattcaaatgaaGCCAAAGTCATGAAACAGACAATTGAAGAATGTGAAGCACCAGGAATCAAAGGAGAAGACAAACACTGTGCAACTTCATTAGAATCTTTAGTTGATTATGTGGTTTCAAAGCTTGGGAAACGGGTTAAAACGGTGTCGAATCAAGTAGAGGAAGAGAACAAGGAACAAGTTTATACAATCCAAAAGGGTATCAAAATGATGGGGGAGAAAAATCATGTTGTGTGCCATAAAGAGAGATATGCATATGCTGTTTATTACTGTCATAAGATAAGGGATACAAATGTTTATGTGGTTCCTATGATTGGTGAAGATGGGTCTAAAGGTGAGGCAGTTGTGGTTTGTCATTTAGATACATCAGATTGGAATCCAAAGCATTATTCTTTCCAAGTGCTTAATGAAAAACCAGGAGGAGCTCCGGTTTGTCACTTTGTTAATAGTGACACCATTGTTTGGCTTCCCAATTGA
- the LOC136219050 gene encoding uncharacterized protein — protein MEETGEKSLTEKREELMASSTTKRKQMAHFLNPTHTSIKPSFPKNPKLLSSSLPSTSDSKTKPVKVTLRGWRNISTEWGSWVQHLEDSYHSVWKRAGIYEAIISSTFKFQRDNDVIIGLAEKWCLDINTFIFPWAEATITLEDIMVLGGYSVFGSPVFGTQESKELEEIEEKLKAAKTEFCNRKAWIAMFMCSGSDIEHEAFLSLWLERFVFNDSSTKLQDQIFSIAIHLAKGEVFALAPAVLASIYRDLGLLKTTILAATEFKENENSAHKLALTLCSPLHLVQLWAWERFPAFQPHPNVINNDDPRSALWKNVKNVRKSKCVRSDFDSAGEDFVWQPYLHGLHLHKLHKEKGQWKRFGLDLLAYALCLRVSELVGLDCVQQYLPHRVARQFGLDQDIPSDIARTEVLPDLAWSNYIRPFNDTKVYVPSHFSKPDVTIRYSDWWNRMGIDSEDRIKDTIFNPVRRKRSSISRSKRVPQASIGQAVESIIQADVAIEPVEVITQADDAIGIPLNELKEEPETETRIVSNIDEYSSGEVPGLALEARIGVLEEMVAKLKAARGYKN, from the coding sequence ATGGAGGAGACTGGAGAAAAAAGTTTGACTGAGAAGAGGGAGGAGCTAATGGCATCATCAACTaccaaaagaaaacaaatggCCCATTTCTTGAATCCTACTCATACTTCAATTAAACCTTCATTTCCCAAAAACCCTAAACTCCTCTCATCCTCTTTACCTTCCACTTCTGATTCTAAAACCAAACCAGTAAAGGTCACTTTAAGAGGATGGAGAAACATATCAACCGAATGGGGATCATGGGTTCAACATTTGGAAGATTCATATCATTCTGTGTGGAAAAGAGCAGGAATTTATGAAGCAATAATCAGTTCCACTTTCAAATTCCAAAGAGACAACGATGTAATCATTGGCCTTGCTGAAAAATGGTGCCTTGACATCAACACATTTATCTTCCCTTGGGCAGAAGCTACTATTACATTAGAAGATATAATGGTTTTAGGAGGGTATTCTGTTTTTGGTTCCCCTGTTTTTGGTACTCAAGAAAGCAAAGAACTTGAGGAAATTGAGGAGAAATTGAAGGCGGCTAAAACTGAATTCTGCAATCGGAAAGCATGGATTGCCATGTTTATGTGTAGTGGCAGCGACATAGAGCATGAAGCATTTCTCTCCTTATGGTTGGAAAGGTTTGTTTTTAATGATTCTAGTACAAAACTTCAAGATCAAATCTTTTCTATTGCAATCCATTTAGCTAAAGGGGAAGTTTTTGCTCTTGCTCCTGCTGTTCTTGCTAGCATTTATAGGGATTTAGGGTTGTTAAAAACCACAATTTTAGCAGCCACTGAGTTTAAGGAAAATGAAAATAGTGCACATAAATTAGCACTTACTCTTTGCTCTCCACTCCATTTGGTTCAATTGTGGGCATGGGAGAGATTTCCAGCATTTCAGCCACATCCAAATGTCATCAATAATGATGACCCCAGATCAGCTCTttggaaaaatgtgaaaaatgttAGGAAATCTAAGTGTGTGAGATCAGATTTTGATTCAGCAGGTGAGGATTTTGTTTGGCAACCTTATTTACATGGTTTGCACCTCCATAAGTTGCACAAAGAGAAAGGACAATGGAAGCGTTTTGGTCTAGATTTATTAGCCTATGCTTTATGCTTGAGAGTGTCTGAGCTTGTTGGTCTAGATTGCGTTCAGCAATATCTTCCTCATCGAGTAGCAAGGCAATTCGGGTTGGATCAGGACATCCCTTCGGATATTGCCAGAACAGAAGTCCTTCCAGATCTTGCTTGGTCTAATTACATTAGGCCTTTTAATGATACCAAAGTGTATGTTCCATCTCACTTCTCTAAGCCTGATGTTACTATTAGATACTCGGATTGGTGGAACCGGATGGGGATAGATTCGGAGGATAGGATTAAGGATACAATCTTCAATCCTGTTAGAAGAAAAAGAAGCTCGATCTCAAGATCGAAAAGGGTTCCACAGGCTTCGATAGGACAAGCCGTCGAAAGCATTATTCAGGCTGATGTTGCAATAGAACCGGTTGAAGTCATTACTCAGGCTGATGATGCAATAGGCATACCATTGAATGAGTTGAAAGAGGAACCTGAGACTGAAACTAGGATTGTAAGCAACATTGATGAATATAGTAGTGGTGAGGTACCCGGATTGGCACTTGAGGCTCGGATTGGTGTACTTGAGGAAATGGTTGCTAAACTAAAAGCTGCAAGAGGCTACAAAAACTAG